A single region of the Pontimicrobium sp. SW4 genome encodes:
- a CDS encoding sulfatase — protein sequence MMKKYLIIILLTATYFSCSNDKSITKKQNFVFILVDDLGWTDLGYSGSTFYESPNIDSLSTQSIQFTNAYASGSVCSPSRASIMTGRHPARVNITDWIPGNNAKKEKLLGPEDLNELPLNEVTLAETLKNNGYNTFFAGKWHLGSEGYFPTDQGFDVNIAGGHMGQPPGGYYSPYKNPKLSDGPDGEYLTDRLTNESITFLDSTSNDPFFLFLTYYTVHTPIQANKKHIEKFNKKAEALGIEAPKQKEERGGLTTLTQFNPAYASMVYSLDENVGRLIKVLKDKNLYDNTTIIFTSDNGGLSTLKKEYNFIAPTAVTPLRGGKGWLYEGGIRVPLLIKPANYNKTNNINNEPVIGHDFYPTIMSIADINLDENQTIDGRDLTPILKNSSPLKRDELFWHYPHYHGSAWTPGAAIRKGDWKLISFYETNTLELYNLSNDVSETNNLSKEFPEKVKELNTRLKELQLSMNANSAIQNPDYIEEK from the coding sequence ATGATGAAAAAATATTTAATTATAATACTCTTAACCGCTACTTACTTTTCATGTTCTAATGATAAAAGTATAACTAAGAAGCAAAATTTTGTTTTTATTCTTGTTGATGATTTAGGTTGGACAGATTTAGGATATTCTGGCAGTACCTTTTATGAAAGCCCAAATATTGACTCTTTAAGTACTCAAAGTATTCAATTTACCAATGCTTATGCATCGGGATCAGTTTGTTCGCCATCTAGAGCTTCAATAATGACTGGAAGACATCCAGCTAGAGTAAATATAACCGATTGGATTCCTGGAAATAATGCAAAAAAAGAAAAACTGTTAGGTCCAGAAGATTTAAACGAACTCCCACTTAATGAAGTAACATTAGCGGAAACCCTGAAAAACAATGGTTACAACACTTTTTTTGCAGGAAAATGGCATTTGGGTTCAGAAGGTTATTTTCCAACTGATCAAGGGTTTGATGTTAATATAGCTGGAGGACATATGGGACAACCACCAGGAGGCTACTATTCTCCTTATAAAAACCCTAAGTTAAGTGATGGCCCAGATGGTGAATATTTAACCGACAGGCTAACTAACGAATCAATTACATTTTTAGACTCTACATCAAACGATCCTTTCTTTTTATTCCTTACTTACTATACTGTACATACACCAATACAAGCAAATAAAAAGCATATTGAAAAATTTAATAAGAAAGCTGAAGCATTAGGAATTGAAGCCCCTAAGCAAAAAGAAGAAAGAGGAGGGCTTACTACATTAACTCAATTTAATCCTGCATATGCCTCAATGGTATACTCTCTTGATGAAAATGTTGGCAGATTAATAAAAGTACTAAAAGATAAAAACCTTTATGATAATACGACCATTATTTTTACTTCTGATAATGGCGGTCTATCTACATTAAAAAAGGAATACAATTTTATAGCACCAACAGCTGTAACTCCATTAAGAGGTGGCAAAGGATGGCTTTATGAAGGCGGTATTCGTGTACCATTGCTTATAAAACCTGCTAATTACAACAAAACAAATAACATTAATAATGAACCTGTAATTGGGCATGATTTTTATCCGACCATTATGTCGATTGCTGATATAAATTTAGATGAAAATCAAACCATTGATGGAAGGGATTTAACGCCTATATTAAAAAACAGTTCTCCTCTTAAAAGAGATGAGTTGTTTTGGCATTACCCGCATTATCATGGTAGTGCTTGGACTCCTGGAGCAGCCATAAGAAAAGGAGATTGGAAGTTAATTTCTTTTTATGAAACTAATACTTTAGAGCTATATAACTTGTCTAATGATGTATCTGAAACCAACAATTTATCTAAAGAGTTTCCTGAAAAAGTAAAAGAATTAAACACTCGTTTAAAAGAGTTGCAACTATCTATGAATGCAAATTCAGCAATACAAAATCCAGATTATATTGAAGAAAAATAA
- a CDS encoding ABC transporter permease produces the protein MTYLSNIGLYFLMIKEMFRKPTKWSVMKGLILKDIDDLVIGSLGIVAFISFFVGGVITIQTALNITNPLIPKYLVGFATRQSVILEFAPTFTSIIMAGKVGSFITSSIGTMRVTEQIDALEVMGINSLNYLVFPKTIAMMLYPFAIAIGMFLGILGGMAACVYGGYTTLEDYITGVQMDFDGFHMTYSFLKTFVFAFILATIPSFHGYYMKGGALEVGKASTTSFVWTSVVIILINYILTDMLLG, from the coding sequence ATGACATATCTAAGTAATATTGGTCTCTATTTTTTAATGATAAAGGAAATGTTTCGTAAACCAACAAAGTGGTCGGTTATGAAAGGTTTAATTTTAAAAGATATTGACGACCTTGTTATTGGATCATTAGGTATTGTCGCATTTATATCGTTTTTTGTTGGAGGTGTTATTACCATACAAACAGCTTTAAATATCACCAATCCATTGATTCCAAAATACTTGGTAGGTTTTGCTACCAGACAATCAGTAATATTAGAGTTTGCACCAACATTTACTTCTATTATTATGGCTGGAAAAGTTGGCTCATTTATTACTTCAAGCATAGGAACCATGAGAGTTACAGAGCAAATTGATGCTCTTGAAGTAATGGGAATTAATTCTTTAAACTATTTAGTTTTTCCAAAAACGATTGCCATGATGTTATATCCATTTGCAATAGCTATTGGTATGTTTTTAGGTATTTTAGGTGGTATGGCTGCATGTGTTTACGGAGGATATACAACTTTAGAAGATTATATTACTGGTGTTCAAATGGACTTTGATGGATTCCATATGACCTATTCATTTCTAAAAACTTTTGTGTTTGCATTTATTCTAGCAACAATCCCTTCATTTCATGGGTATTACATGAAAGGTGGCGCTTTAGAGGTTGGAAAGGCAAGTACTACATCGTTTGTTTGGACAAGTGTTGTGATTATTTTAATAAACTATATACTAACTGATATGCTCTTAGGATAA
- a CDS encoding SprT-like domain-containing protein encodes MRDKLKDYIPSAALPKVLRLLEHDHLVVKVKNERKTRHGDYKRLLNGKHQITINSNLNRYRFLITLLHEIAHFETYKEYGRDIKPHGKEWKYVFQHIMLPFLNPEIFPNSLLPLLAKHFKNPKASSDTDANLALALKHFDEPNGKTFVFEVPFGSTFKLHNKRIFKKGNKRVKRFECIEVNTGKLYLFNPNAEVELLD; translated from the coding sequence ATGCGAGACAAATTAAAAGATTACATTCCAAGTGCAGCTTTACCTAAAGTTCTTAGGTTGTTAGAACATGATCATTTGGTTGTAAAAGTGAAGAATGAACGTAAGACACGTCATGGCGATTATAAACGTTTGCTTAACGGTAAACACCAAATTACCATAAATTCAAATTTAAACAGATATCGATTTTTAATCACACTACTCCATGAAATTGCACATTTTGAAACATATAAAGAGTATGGAAGAGATATAAAACCTCATGGGAAAGAATGGAAATACGTTTTTCAACATATAATGTTACCTTTTTTAAATCCTGAAATTTTTCCAAACAGTTTATTACCGCTTTTAGCAAAGCATTTTAAAAATCCAAAAGCAAGTAGTGATACTGATGCTAATTTAGCGTTAGCTTTAAAACACTTTGATGAGCCTAACGGTAAAACATTTGTTTTTGAAGTGCCTTTTGGTAGCACTTTTAAGTTACATAATAAGAGAATATTTAAAAAAGGGAATAAACGTGTAAAACGTTTTGAATGTATTGAGGTTAATACAGGAAAGTTGTATCTTTTCAATCCGAATGCAGAAGTTGAATTATTAGATTAA
- a CDS encoding mannose-1-phosphate guanylyltransferase yields MNKNNYAILMAGGVGSRFWPVSTQEFPKQFHDMLGTGESLIQKTFSRLSNIVPEENIFILTNERYNDLVFQQLPKVTKRQVVLEPAMRNTAPCILFAALKIQKENPDAVMIVAPSDHWIEDEAAFTENVQQAFDFCSQKNALMTLGIKPTFPNTGYGYIEFDKSSNEEIKSVNQFREKPDYETAKSFLEQGNFLWNAGIFMWSVNSVVEAFQNNQPELFSLFEKGIDVYNTDFEDDFVRDNYGKAENISVDYAIMEKSNNVYVLPAVFDWNDLGTWGSLYDKIDAGKGKNAVVNSKVLSKDASGNMIYSEKEKIVVIEDLKDFIIVDKDEVLLIFPKEREQDIKTLRKSVGEKFGNKYV; encoded by the coding sequence ATGAATAAAAATAATTATGCCATTTTAATGGCTGGAGGAGTAGGTTCGCGATTTTGGCCAGTAAGTACCCAAGAATTTCCTAAACAGTTTCACGATATGTTAGGAACTGGAGAAAGCTTAATTCAAAAAACCTTTAGTCGTTTATCAAACATCGTTCCTGAAGAAAACATCTTTATTCTTACCAACGAGCGTTACAACGATTTGGTATTTCAGCAATTACCTAAAGTGACTAAACGACAAGTAGTATTAGAACCTGCAATGCGGAATACAGCACCATGCATTTTATTTGCTGCATTAAAAATACAAAAGGAAAATCCTGATGCTGTTATGATAGTGGCACCGAGCGACCATTGGATTGAAGATGAAGCCGCTTTTACAGAAAATGTACAACAAGCATTTGATTTTTGTTCACAGAAAAACGCATTAATGACCTTAGGCATAAAACCAACCTTTCCTAATACTGGCTATGGTTATATAGAGTTTGATAAATCTTCAAATGAAGAAATAAAAAGTGTTAATCAATTTAGGGAGAAACCTGATTATGAAACTGCAAAGTCCTTTTTAGAACAAGGAAATTTCTTATGGAATGCAGGTATTTTTATGTGGAGTGTCAATAGTGTGGTGGAAGCTTTTCAAAATAACCAACCAGAATTATTTAGCTTATTTGAAAAAGGAATAGATGTGTATAACACCGATTTTGAAGATGATTTTGTAAGAGACAATTATGGGAAAGCCGAAAATATTTCGGTAGACTATGCAATCATGGAAAAAAGCAATAATGTATATGTATTACCAGCAGTTTTCGATTGGAATGATCTTGGTACTTGGGGAAGTTTGTATGACAAAATTGATGCAGGGAAAGGTAAAAATGCAGTTGTTAATTCAAAGGTGTTAAGTAAAGATGCCTCTGGGAATATGATTTATTCCGAAAAAGAAAAAATTGTAGTTATTGAAGATCTAAAGGATTTCATAATTGTTGATAAAGATGAAGTTTTGCTTATCTTTCCAAAAGAGAGAGAGCAAGATATTAAAACTTTGCGTAAAAGTGTAGGTGAAAAATTTGGAAATAAGTACGTGTAG
- the pafA gene encoding alkaline phosphatase PafA, protein MMKNFLLFIICVSFSFSCVAQKQTANVNKSTTDSVKTKLVVGIVVDQMRYEYLTRFQEKFGEGGFMRMINEGFNCKNNHYNYVPTYTGPGHASIYTGTTPKYHGVIGNNWYDKEVKKSVYCAGDDSVASVGTESDAGQMSPHRMKTTTFADENRLFTQMRGKTIGISIKDRGAVLPAGHTANGAYWFQGKLEGKFITSTHYMTELPNWVKIYNESKSVSKYMKEWNTLYDIESYVESGSDLNEFEEGFKGKETATFPYDLKMLSAKNGGYDILKSTPFGNSIVADFAIAAIDGEQLGQDNITDVLAVSFSSPDYVGHNFGANSKEVQDTYLRLDKDLERLFNALDTKVGKGNYTVFLTADHGAVHVPSYLKSVKIPAGYVSSKETKVRFETFLKSKYNSDNLIENVSNMQVFLNREKVKELNLDLHEVQDAIVNEIINYKNIDKAYTAYAMSNTSYGSGIEKLIQNGFSQKRSGDVIYVYDPATISYMLTGSTHGSGMSYDTHVPLLFYGNGIKNGNTVERTRIVDIAPTISSLLGISFPNGNIGLPIQSVLEQD, encoded by the coding sequence ATGATGAAGAATTTCTTGTTATTTATTATATGTGTCTCGTTTAGTTTTTCTTGTGTAGCACAAAAACAAACGGCTAATGTTAATAAGTCGACAACGGATAGTGTAAAAACTAAATTGGTTGTTGGTATTGTAGTAGATCAAATGCGTTATGAATATTTAACAAGATTTCAAGAAAAATTTGGAGAAGGTGGATTTATGAGAATGATTAACGAAGGATTTAACTGCAAGAATAATCATTATAACTATGTGCCAACTTATACAGGACCTGGTCATGCTTCTATTTACACTGGTACTACACCAAAATATCATGGTGTTATTGGAAACAACTGGTACGATAAAGAGGTTAAGAAAAGTGTGTATTGTGCAGGTGATGATTCAGTAGCTTCAGTTGGAACAGAAAGTGACGCAGGACAAATGTCGCCTCATAGAATGAAAACAACCACTTTTGCTGATGAAAACAGATTGTTTACGCAAATGAGAGGTAAAACTATAGGTATTTCTATTAAAGATAGAGGCGCAGTCTTACCTGCAGGACATACAGCTAATGGAGCATATTGGTTTCAAGGAAAACTAGAAGGGAAATTTATTACAAGTACTCATTATATGACTGAATTACCTAATTGGGTGAAAATATATAATGAAAGCAAAAGTGTTTCAAAGTATATGAAAGAATGGAATACCTTATATGATATTGAAAGTTATGTTGAAAGTGGAAGTGATTTAAATGAGTTTGAAGAAGGATTTAAAGGCAAAGAAACTGCTACATTTCCTTATGATTTAAAAATGCTAAGTGCTAAAAATGGAGGGTATGATATTCTTAAATCTACACCTTTTGGTAATAGTATTGTAGCTGATTTTGCGATTGCTGCAATTGATGGCGAGCAATTAGGACAAGATAACATAACTGATGTGCTTGCAGTAAGTTTTTCTAGTCCAGATTATGTTGGTCATAATTTTGGAGCAAACTCTAAAGAAGTTCAAGACACATATCTTCGATTAGATAAAGATTTGGAACGCTTATTTAATGCATTGGATACCAAAGTGGGGAAAGGAAATTACACAGTATTTTTAACGGCAGATCATGGTGCAGTTCATGTGCCTTCTTATTTGAAAAGCGTAAAAATACCAGCTGGGTATGTGAGTTCTAAGGAAACAAAAGTAAGGTTTGAAACTTTTTTAAAGAGCAAATATAATTCTGATAATTTGATTGAAAATGTAAGTAATATGCAGGTGTTTTTAAATAGAGAAAAAGTAAAAGAACTCAATTTAGATTTGCATGAAGTTCAAGATGCTATTGTAAATGAGATAATCAATTATAAAAACATTGATAAAGCATATACAGCTTATGCTATGTCTAATACATCATATGGTAGTGGTATTGAGAAGCTAATTCAAAACGGATTTAGTCAAAAACGCTCTGGTGACGTAATTTATGTTTACGATCCTGCAACAATTTCTTATATGCTTACTGGCTCTACTCATGGTAGTGGAATGAGTTATGATACTCATGTACCATTGTTATTCTATGGAAATGGAATTAAAAATGGTAATACTGTAGAGCGAACTAGAATAGTAGATATTGCACCAACAATATCCTCTTTATTAGGGATTAGCTTTCCAAATGGAAATATTGGATTGCCAATTCAATCTGTTCTAGAGCAAGACTAA
- a CDS encoding MFS transporter → MKSKIILPIIVFSQFCCTSLWFAGNGVMADLISTFNLNESALGHLTSAVQFGFISGTFVFALLTVSDRFSPSKVFFFCALIAAVFNLGTILENNSFFSLFILKYFTGFFLAGIYPVGMKIAADYYDKGLGKSLGFLVGALVVGTAFPHLLKGYSFGFSWQYIMVFISILALFGGLLMLLFVPNGPYRKASQKLKINAWLKNFKDSKFRSAAFGYFGHIWELYAFWAFVPVILSLYKENNLESTLNIPLWSFIIIGVGGLSCVIGGYLSSVFKTKKVAFTALLLSCLCCLISPFILITNSEFILLSFLVFWGMVVIADSPLFSTLVAQNAIPKYKGTALTIVNCIGFAITIISIQLLNYLHLKYNSSFLYMILGIGPILGLIALSRKPITHD, encoded by the coding sequence ATGAAATCAAAAATAATTCTTCCAATAATTGTGTTTTCACAATTTTGTTGCACCTCATTATGGTTTGCTGGAAATGGTGTTATGGCAGATTTGATTTCAACGTTTAATTTAAACGAAAGTGCTTTGGGACACCTTACCTCAGCAGTTCAGTTTGGGTTTATTAGTGGCACATTCGTTTTTGCTTTATTAACTGTGTCTGATAGATTTTCACCATCAAAAGTCTTCTTTTTTTGTGCTTTAATTGCCGCTGTTTTTAATTTAGGAACCATTCTTGAAAACAACTCCTTTTTCTCTTTATTCATTCTTAAATATTTCACTGGTTTTTTCCTCGCTGGTATTTACCCTGTTGGCATGAAAATAGCAGCAGATTATTATGATAAGGGTTTAGGGAAATCGCTTGGATTTTTGGTTGGCGCATTGGTTGTTGGGACTGCTTTTCCGCATTTATTAAAAGGATACTCTTTTGGATTTTCGTGGCAATATATTATGGTTTTTATTTCGATATTAGCACTATTTGGAGGTCTACTTATGTTGTTATTTGTTCCTAACGGACCTTACAGAAAGGCAAGTCAGAAATTAAAAATAAATGCATGGTTAAAAAACTTTAAAGACTCAAAATTTAGGTCAGCTGCTTTTGGGTATTTTGGGCACATATGGGAACTGTATGCATTTTGGGCATTTGTTCCAGTGATATTAAGTCTTTATAAAGAAAACAATCTTGAATCTACTTTAAACATTCCGCTCTGGTCATTTATAATTATTGGTGTTGGAGGATTATCTTGTGTTATTGGTGGTTATTTATCTTCCGTTTTTAAAACTAAAAAAGTAGCGTTTACTGCTTTATTATTATCATGTCTTTGCTGTTTGATATCACCATTTATTCTTATAACGAATTCAGAATTCATTCTACTCAGTTTTTTAGTTTTTTGGGGAATGGTAGTCATCGCCGACTCACCTTTGTTTTCAACTTTGGTAGCACAAAATGCGATTCCAAAATATAAAGGTACTGCCTTAACCATAGTGAACTGTATTGGGTTTGCCATTACAATTATTAGCATACAATTATTAAATTATTTACATTTAAAATATAATTCAAGTTTCCTATATATGATACTAGGCATAGGTCCAATTTTGGGTCTTATAGCGTTATCTAGAAAACCAATAACACATGATTAG
- the yihA gene encoding ribosome biogenesis GTP-binding protein YihA/YsxC gives MQIKSAEFVVSNQDVAKCPNNNIPEYAFIGRSNVGKSSLINMLTERKSLAKTSGRPGKTQLINHFIINSNWYLVDLPGYGYARVSKSTKKVFQKFITAYFEKREQLVSAFVLVDIRHTPQPIDLEFMQWLGENTIPFSIIFTKADKLKPKAIEKHIEDYKNILLETWEEMPNYFVTSASKKIGRDSLLEYIDSINKELNQNKN, from the coding sequence ATGCAAATAAAATCCGCAGAATTTGTTGTTAGCAATCAAGATGTTGCTAAATGTCCAAATAACAATATTCCAGAATATGCTTTTATTGGAAGAAGTAATGTTGGTAAATCTTCTTTAATAAACATGCTTACTGAAAGAAAAAGTTTAGCAAAAACATCTGGAAGGCCAGGAAAAACACAATTAATTAATCATTTTATTATTAATAGCAATTGGTATTTAGTTGATTTACCTGGATACGGCTATGCTAGAGTTTCAAAATCAACCAAAAAAGTATTTCAGAAATTTATTACTGCGTATTTTGAAAAACGCGAACAACTAGTATCTGCTTTTGTTCTTGTAGATATAAGACACACTCCGCAACCTATTGATTTAGAGTTTATGCAGTGGTTAGGAGAAAACACAATTCCATTTTCAATTATTTTCACTAAAGCAGATAAACTAAAACCAAAAGCTATTGAAAAGCATATTGAAGACTATAAAAACATTCTTCTAGAAACATGGGAAGAGATGCCAAATTATTTTGTTACCTCAGCCTCTAAGAAAATTGGAAGAGATTCCCTTTTAGAATACATTGATTCTATTAATAAAGAATTAAACCAGAACAAAAATTAG
- a CDS encoding DUF389 domain-containing protein: MEENKFNFTEDEQAAQNKVVEEQKEAIVKDAKGLVSSSKQFLYGIFSFRNDTDRDATINAIKADIPLKGATSWILICSIMVASVGLNANSTAVVIGAMLISPLMGPILGVGMSIAINDIDTLRKSLINLAVMIVLSLLTAFLFFWLFPLSEDTSELLGRTRPDIRDVLIAFFGGLALIIARTKKGTIASVIFGVAIATALMPPLCTAGYGLAKGNWSYFGGAMYLFSINTVFIALATFLVLKLLRFPMLRYANSAKRRRIAKFAGLLALIAMVPAGWTFYNVWGESKLQNDYKQFITNEVESNESLWLQREKLDSDNKRITLYFNGEIADATESDLRNELNKYSNIKDFDLVINGNKNVSAERLMDLYDKALITIEERDSLLILRQKEIDSIKMQFTKKSNILDANDFTSLAKDAKIQFTDLQYFGYAKMLTSSDFRKADTIAIANVKWNTSLTDSIMGVKEIELSNWLKQELKLQNVVIKRN, translated from the coding sequence ATGGAAGAAAATAAGTTCAATTTTACTGAAGATGAGCAAGCTGCTCAAAATAAAGTTGTAGAAGAACAAAAAGAAGCCATTGTAAAAGATGCTAAAGGGTTAGTTAGTAGTTCTAAACAATTCTTATATGGAATTTTTAGTTTCAGGAATGATACCGATCGAGATGCAACTATTAATGCTATAAAGGCAGATATACCTTTAAAAGGAGCAACGTCTTGGATTTTAATATGTTCTATTATGGTGGCGTCAGTTGGTCTTAATGCTAACTCAACTGCTGTTGTAATTGGAGCGATGTTAATTTCACCATTAATGGGCCCTATTTTGGGAGTTGGAATGTCTATTGCTATTAATGATATTGATACACTTCGTAAATCACTTATAAATTTGGCAGTCATGATTGTGTTGAGTTTATTGACTGCATTTTTGTTTTTTTGGTTGTTTCCACTTAGTGAAGACACTTCTGAATTACTAGGTAGAACACGTCCAGATATTCGAGATGTATTAATTGCTTTTTTTGGTGGTTTAGCATTAATTATTGCACGAACTAAAAAAGGAACTATAGCTTCAGTAATTTTTGGTGTAGCTATTGCAACTGCTTTAATGCCACCATTATGTACTGCTGGTTATGGACTTGCAAAAGGAAATTGGAGCTACTTTGGTGGTGCCATGTATTTGTTTAGTATTAATACTGTATTTATTGCCTTAGCTACATTTTTGGTCTTGAAATTATTGCGTTTCCCAATGCTTCGATATGCTAATTCAGCAAAAAGAAGACGGATTGCTAAGTTTGCAGGTTTACTTGCGCTCATTGCAATGGTTCCTGCTGGATGGACATTTTATAATGTTTGGGGAGAAAGTAAATTGCAAAATGATTATAAACAATTCATTACTAATGAAGTGGAATCTAACGAATCACTCTGGTTACAGCGAGAAAAACTTGATTCAGATAATAAAAGAATTACACTATATTTTAATGGCGAAATTGCAGATGCAACAGAATCTGATTTGCGTAATGAATTAAATAAATATAGTAATATTAAAGATTTTGATCTTGTTATTAACGGTAACAAAAATGTTAGTGCAGAACGATTAATGGATTTATACGACAAAGCACTTATTACAATTGAAGAGCGTGATAGTTTGTTAATTTTGAGACAAAAAGAAATAGATAGTATTAAGATGCAATTTACTAAAAAAAGTAATATTCTTGATGCTAATGATTTTACATCTTTAGCTAAAGATGCCAAAATTCAATTTACAGATTTACAATATTTTGGATATGCAAAAATGTTAACATCGTCTGATTTTAGAAAAGCCGATACCATAGCTATTGCAAATGTTAAATGGAACACGTCGCTTACAGATAGTATAATGGGAGTAAAAGAAATTGAGTTGAGTAATTGGTTAAAACAAGAATTAAAATTGCAAAATGTGGTAATTAAAAGAAATTAG
- a CDS encoding alanine racemase — protein sequence MISKPTLLLDETKCKANIVFMAERAKRFNVELRPHFKTHQSLEIGRWFKDAGVSKITASSLDMASYFSKEWNDITVAFPVNILEIDTINDLASRVTLNILIESKTSLEFLKIHLQHPVNFYIKINIGNNRAGLLHYDTESIDTLLEISKNSDKLNFIGFLSHAGQTYKCRSKADIIRVHEEAKKKLVTLKNQYITNYPEIIASYGDTPSCSVSENFEGIDEIRPGNYAFYDMMQVQIGSCNVNDIAVALECPIVAIHPKQSEVVIYGGGIHLSKDRMEDESFGTIYGNIAKKTSNSWNELIANTYVRAISQEHGIVKVPESDITKYKVGDTLLVLPVHSCMTANLMKHYTTLEGKGITMMNNLNN from the coding sequence ATGATTAGCAAACCCACTTTATTACTCGATGAAACAAAATGCAAAGCCAATATTGTATTTATGGCTGAACGTGCCAAACGATTTAATGTTGAACTACGCCCACATTTTAAAACACATCAATCCTTAGAAATTGGTAGATGGTTTAAAGATGCTGGCGTTTCTAAAATTACAGCGTCCTCATTAGATATGGCTAGTTATTTCTCTAAAGAGTGGAACGATATCACCGTAGCTTTTCCTGTGAATATTTTAGAAATAGACACCATCAATGATTTAGCAAGTAGAGTTACCTTAAATATTTTAATAGAGTCTAAAACAAGTTTAGAGTTTCTAAAAATCCATTTACAACATCCTGTTAATTTTTACATTAAAATAAACATTGGCAACAATAGAGCTGGATTATTGCACTATGATACCGAAAGTATTGATACACTATTAGAAATTTCAAAGAACAGTGATAAACTGAATTTTATTGGATTTTTAAGTCATGCTGGACAAACCTATAAATGCAGAAGCAAAGCAGATATTATTAGAGTGCATGAAGAAGCCAAAAAGAAATTGGTCACCTTAAAAAATCAGTATATAACAAACTATCCAGAAATCATAGCCTCATACGGAGATACACCCAGTTGCAGTGTTTCTGAAAATTTTGAAGGCATAGACGAAATCCGTCCAGGAAATTACGCATTTTACGATATGATGCAAGTACAAATTGGCTCTTGTAATGTCAATGATATTGCTGTGGCTTTAGAATGTCCTATTGTTGCTATCCACCCAAAACAAAGTGAAGTGGTTATTTATGGTGGAGGTATCCATTTATCGAAAGACCGAATGGAAGATGAGAGCTTTGGAACTATTTATGGCAACATAGCCAAAAAAACAAGTAATAGTTGGAATGAGCTTATAGCCAATACCTATGTTCGTGCCATTTCGCAAGAACATGGTATTGTAAAAGTACCCGAAAGTGATATTACAAAATACAAAGTTGGTGACACACTCTTGGTGTTACCAGTGCATAGCTGTATGACTGCCAATTTAATGAAACACTATACAACATTAGAAGGCAAGGGTATTACAATGATGAACAATCTTAACAATTAA
- a CDS encoding ATP-binding cassette domain-containing protein, whose amino-acid sequence MIEVKGLHKSFGDAHILKGIDAYFEKGETSLVIGQSGSGKTVFIKCLLGLFLYDEGTISYDGKIYSKLSEDQKRDLRAEIGMVFQGSALFDSMTIQENVMFPLRMFTKMSESEMKDRADVVLKRVNLDDAHNKMPSEASGGMQKRVAIARAIVNNPKYLFCDEPNSGLDPKTAIVIDNLIQEITDEYQIVTVINSHDMNSVMEIGEKIVFLQHGHKEWEGSRETIFKTDNKAVTDFVYSSELFKKVRKMYLEEKQ is encoded by the coding sequence ATGATAGAAGTAAAAGGCTTACATAAATCGTTTGGTGATGCACATATTTTAAAAGGTATAGATGCGTATTTCGAAAAAGGAGAAACCAGTTTGGTTATTGGGCAAAGTGGCTCTGGAAAAACAGTATTTATAAAGTGTCTTTTAGGTTTATTCCTTTATGATGAAGGCACTATATCGTATGATGGAAAAATTTATTCTAAATTATCTGAAGATCAAAAAAGAGATTTGAGAGCAGAAATTGGTATGGTTTTTCAAGGCAGTGCTTTATTTGATTCTATGACTATACAGGAAAATGTTATGTTTCCATTACGCATGTTTACAAAAATGAGTGAAAGTGAAATGAAAGATCGCGCAGATGTCGTTTTAAAACGGGTAAATCTAGATGATGCTCATAACAAAATGCCAAGTGAAGCTTCGGGAGGTATGCAAAAGCGTGTAGCTATTGCTAGAGCTATTGTAAACAATCCTAAATACTTGTTTTGTGATGAACCCAACTCTGGCTTAGATCCAAAAACAGCTATAGTTATAGACAACCTTATTCAAGAGATTACAGATGAGTATCAAATAGTTACTGTAATTAATTCTCACGATATGAATTCTGTTATGGAAATTGGTGAGAAAATAGTGTTTCTACAACACGGTCATAAAGAATGGGAAGGTTCTAGAGAAACCATCTTTAAAACCGACAACAAAGCTGTTACAGATTTTGTTTACTCATCAGAACTATTTAAAAAAGTACGTAAAATGTATTTAGAAGAAAAACAGTAA